ctcacgagcgtccgaaggagtttccttcttgatgttcttcatcctttcggacgtccgacatgagtgccctgtttttgcttcttcttttggttgattttctttccttgacacctttgtacctgattctctaaaaagcaaaacacttatatttgaagagaattagataaacatttcaaagtgcttttgtgatcatcaaaatcaagaataacactAAGGATGTAAAGTGCCTATTAAAAtagtttatggtgtaaaatgcaACTAGTTTTATAGTTTCTAGaggttttctgcatttaaccCTAGAATGTCTTGTGCCATTTCTAGCGAGAAAGAATTCTGAACATATCCTGGTTGAatgcaaatttgatatttaatttttgatctAAGATTTCTTAAATCTCTGATTTCTCATATTTGGACTGGAATTTATTACATCTTTTACATCAGATCTAATAAGTTTCTATTTGGTCTTGTATTCTTTCATCACGTCTAACAAGTAAAACACGTGCACAGATTTATTGGGTTGTACTACTAATAATCAAGATGGATGGAATATGTTTTGATGTTGCAATGTTATTATTATATTCATTGATTTTTTGCATCAATTTATTTTTAGATTTGCTATATTAGTAATACCTCACGTGCTTTGCACATGATTATATTCTCTCAAAATTTTATATGTCCTTTTCTTCAATAAGGTATTTTGTGAAATATTGATTGTTAACACGTTAActttataattttttctttaaagtggtttttgaaaatattatttACATTGAAACTATGGATCTAACtaatataattttaaaacattttttgaACTATTGTAAATAATTTATAACTCAAACTTTGACGAATCAAATATTAATCTATAATATTTAACCAAAATAATTGAATACTCATATTTTTGTTATAGTAAAAACGTAATACTATGctttttacacaaaaaaaaaaaaaagtgttaaagGAGAACAATATACCGAGACATTGAGTGTCGGAGCAGCCAATAGTATTAATATTTTGAGTGTTCACTTTTGTTAATAATGGGACGAAAAAATTCCACCTTAATTATTCCTAATTGGCTGTTCATCTTCGTAATTGCAACTTCATCAGCAAAGATGCAGGTGGGTTTATccttttcattcttttcttttaatcctatttgtaatttttttttttcgtttatgTTGATTtgtagtttttgttttctttgattttgattcATATTTTCTTTGTATTTGTCAGTATCAATCTGTTTCAATagtattaatattttttttaccaaCTCTGGGTGGATAAAGAGTTTTAGTTAGGAAGTTTTTTGTTTTATATATACTTATTGTCATCGTTATACAAATATAACTAAAGATAACTGAAGGTTCTTTTGTATTAATAATTACCACCATAATTGAAACACAATGAATTACACAATAAAGTGTAAACTTGATTTCATTCAAAATGTAATCAAacataaaccaaaaaaaaaagaggaactAAAATAACGTATTAAGCATTTCATTAGCAAACCGTAGTATTCCAAGACTTGTAATATTTTGTCTAAGCAACATTAGCAAAGTGGCATGTCGGGAGGTGGAGGCAGCAATTTTTCCTGCGGATGCTTTCCATTTTTAACAATGAAGGTCATTTCCATCCCCCGCTTATGTGACGTTCTAAATGGCAATGCatcaactatttttttttcaaatgtcaGACTCAGACATGCTGACTGGGCACGTCTGCGTCTGACACACAGAGACTGCCACCGATTTGTGTCGGCCGCAGACGTGCCCAGTCAGCACGTCTGCGTCTGACAACTGCCGCCTCACTGAAATTTTTGCAGACGTTGCAGTGAGATTGCGGGAGTATTTTAATTATGCTGCCGTGCTGACTATAGAATGAGAAATACCCACGTTAGAGGTGCATTTGGcggttgtttttttttaatacaaatattCTAAGAAATTAGCCCGTTAATGGGGATATACACACATCCATCAAGCCTGTGATTGGTTAAACACTTGCTTAATTCCTCATTGCAAGATTGATCCTGGCAGAATGTTAAGAAAAACAGGAACATGGAAAGTGGTTGATATGCTGAAATGATCTTTAAAATATTCACATACTTCCCTTTCTATTTCCACAGCGTGTTTGAATTTGCTCATCCCTGCAACTAACCAAATTATATTGAGTTCTTTTGACCATATTGCAACAAAGAATTGATCTATTATGGCATGTTTTTTTGATTGGTTAAATTTTCCTGAAGCTGACTAAAAAGGGCAGGAATGGATATTCAAGTCCTTTAAgccaaacgaaaaaaaaaaaaggaactgcTTGGAAGTAGCAAGTGCCAACATCAGCTCATTTCTTGTTACCAGTCCGTGAATTCAACTCGCGGGAGTTTCACAACAAATTAACTGTGGGAATCTATCTCATGTTGGGTTGCATACTTTGGCACGTCGGATGGTCTGAAATGGAGAAATTCCGGGCTCAACACTATCGCAAGTGAAGTAATGATAATAAGAGCAGGCCACTCTAAGCCGAATTATGTGCATTTTGCACACGGTATAAGTTACTTTCAATAACGTGTAACTctagaacaaaattttgtgaGTTCTACACATGTTGAAATCTGGACCTTAcaattttttttggccaaatcttggCCATAAACTGCCATGGACGGTAACCGTCCCTGCCCCTCCTCCACCACGGAATCACATCACCTGCCATATCTGAAGGATGGTACAGCTCatggaaccaaaaaaaaaaaaaaaaaaagctgatcAATCCCAGGAGCACATTGAGTGTAACTCCCATTTAGGTCGAGGGTACAAATTCCGCCAACTCCTACTGCATATTTCCTCGTTGGAGCCCATTGTGCTTCCCTatgttcaaaaaattcaaagagTGCGGTAGTACACTTGTCTGATCTGAAGTTTCACCTTTCAATTCATATACAAGTTCAGTTGAGTTCTCCCTTCCTCGTAGTGTAGGAGTATTGTAGGTTGTTGCGATTGTTGAAAAAAACAACTATGTGTAAAATGACGCGGGACAGGTGAATGAAATAAAAGAGGTATGTGCACCTGATACAGTGTCCTCAAATGTTCTGGAGAAATGATCAAAAGCCCTAAGTTTGTAGCTACTTCGTCcgtgaagaaaaaaaagaagtccaCTCTGAACCAATTCGATATTTAACTCTGCTCCTAATCACTTGAAAGTTACTAACAGGAGAATAAGAGATTGCATTGCTCAAGATCATGATATCAGGGTGCTAGAAAAATTGACAAATGTAATTTACTTAGACAACAGCAATTTGCCAGCAAACAAAATCATCAGGTTTTTATCCCCTAGCAGAAACGGAAATTTCCAATATCACCTTTCACCTTGAAGATAAGCCATATCAGCCATCCTCATATTTTAGTCGAACTAGTAATAGTTTGTGTACTTTGCACGTAATTATATTAACCCAAATATAACATcaactttgattttttttttgtgaaatttatttgtttacctcataatagaatattttatattttcaatttcgTTAACCAATTGTTGTTACAGAGACTATCTAGATTCAAACTCTTTGATTTATtggttttgaatttattttgagatttttgGTAAATTATGGATTCAACTTTGATAAACAATTCTTAATACGGTCATGTTTTCACCAAAGTTGTTGTACACTCATAATACTTTTACCATTAAATCATAATATTGTATTTTTAATGTAGCACAAAAGATGTTGTTAAACAAAACATATATGTACACTTGTCAAGTGTGAACCTAATAAATAGAATTCATAATTATTAGTAAAGACTTAAACCACAAGATCAATTTTTGGAGGGGTATTTGAGTAATTGAATCGGCTTGTTAGATTTTGTTATTCTAACTGTTTACATTAGACTCACCCCTTCCTTTACTTCTTCACAAGCTTGGTTACTAGCTAGAGTCTAGCTATACCCTTGAAAATAAAACCCATGCTTAAATTTTTTatgaaatcataaaaaattaacaaataaaaaatcttCTATCAACATTTCGAATGTTATTGCGATAACAttttgaatattatttttttttcttattaagACAAACAACATGCAATTGTACAATTagaatgaattaattatttaagaataaaatatgTGAACCCTACTCATATCCAACTTTGCAtgaatatttaattattctacTTTATATCTTTTTAAttaaacttttaaattttttatggaTTTGAATTGAATAATGTTAGGTGCATTGTTGAATTtggattatttatttttttataagtGTTATTGAGATTAATAAAGAATGCAAATGATTTATATTGCTCAATTTTCTTAGATTGGATATTTAGTTGTcaattgaaattcaattgatagaAATGATTggattcttttgttttttcttttgtttttgtatttATTCATATTGATTAAAAAGCACGTAATTACACATCTATCTCGTGATATTCATACAAAGATTCTCTAAATGAATATcgactcttttctttttatatattTCTCTTTTGTTCTAAAGCATCTATTCTTTTATACTGATATATTTTACAATTTTAAAATTATGGCTAATGCAATTGGTCACACAATTTCTAGTAAGAAATTGCTTTGGGTAAGAAACTTTGACACACATAAGAATTGGAAATGGAGTGTAATGGTCGCTAAATCGTTTTAATTGTAGATTTTCATTTTAATTACCAATATTATTGAGATTTAATCATTTGGAATGTTTTATATTTGTAATTACTACCACAATTGAAATAAAATAACTCTAATTGAAAGACACAAGAGGGTAATATAggtaaaacaaaaattaagataAACAAGTGCTTAGACTCTATAATGCCAAAACTCATCATGCTTTTAATATAGTTACCTGATAAATGCTATTGACTGAACATAAGTCATTACTAAGAGGTGGCACTTGAGCTAATTGTCTAATTCTTGAAGAAACAGGGGAGTTGGCGTCCCCCTTTTATTccgtttcattttcatttctcttttttgggaaaccagaaaatgactTCATACCACTCTTTTTGCTTAAAACCAGTTTGCATTAATGTTTAAACATCAAACTGAAGTATCTGtgccaaaacaagaaaaaaaaaacagataaAAGATAAGATAGGCAACCTCAAGTGATCACCCAAATAAATGTAATAGGTATCTACTAGTTCGAAGGACTTGACTTGTGGTATCATTATTATATATGAAAGCATGGTGGAGTTGAAATATACCAATCCTTTCTTCAAAAGTACAAATCTCACAAGTACAAGAATGTCATCTCAGAGTTCCAGCAGCAAGTTTTAGTCCATTGTAGAACTTGACCCTTGGAAATATACCAGATCCTTCACAACTTTGACAGAAGCTAAGAACTTCTTCCTTCTTCAGCCGTTTTTGGCGCACCGTTATTTATTGACACaaacactaaaataacaaataaacaattaaaaatactaataaaatgataaaaactacCCCAACTAAGAACCCTAAACAAGTTCTCGGGCAACGTTATCGATACAGATGAGGGATTCTGAACCCTGAGTTCCTGGTTCTGTATCAACCCAGAGCACATTGAGTATAACTTCCATTCATTAAGGAATATAGAAAGTGTAAAATGAGAAAAGTTTCCAATCACATTACTCATTCTTTCTTTGCAATCTTAATGTGGACACCATCTCCAAAGCTGAGAAGTGGGTTTCTTCCAATATTTCCAGTCTTCACTACACTCCACCTTTATGTTTGAACAGCAAAACACCAACTAATTAGTTACCTCGGCATTGATACAAAAGTATACATCAGAAAATATTGAATGATCACAAGTCCTTAGTTAGCTAGTCATGTCACAGTATTGAAGTTACCTGTACTTGGTGACCAACACATGGAGAAAAGTTGATAATAGCACCTTGCTGTAATCAGCACCAGCACACTGTCTCATTCCTGCTCCAAAGGGcataaaattttgttctatGGCAGCTTTATCGATGTCCTGcactcataacaagtacaaagaATTGATAAAATAAATCCATCACTAAGTGGTAATGCATCTACCACTAGAAAGCAGCAGATATGTACAGAATCCTAGCTACAATTCAATTTCCACGTAACTATCCTGGAACTTGTAAAATGATAGAACTCAATAGATCGCATTACATTGCTTAAAAATAGCTGGTATGACAAATTTGCAACATGTTGAAAGCATCAAGCAAAAGCAAGCAGTTAATGATGTAAAAGAAGCTAAACATATCATATCTTACACCTCAGAAACAAATGTATATTAAAAAAGCACCTTCCAACGTGAGGGGTTGAATTCAAGTGCATCATCAAAGACACCAGGATTTAACTGCTGAGCAGAGGCAGCAACCAAAATTGTCCACCCTGCTGGAATTGTGTAACCTATAAAGAGATTGTAAGATGTTAAAGAAGAAAGTTCTTCAACTTGGTTATTTAATCCAAAGATTGGTAGCATAATTACCATTAACTTGAATATCTTTAAGCGCTTTACGTAGTAATCCTGGAGAAACATTTGCCAACCTCAGAGTTTCATGGATTACCTATCATTCACACTCATCATTAAGACATTTTGATAGTTGCCATTTATgcatatttaaacaataattTTTGAACATAGTAGAGACTGACTTGAAGAGTGAAGGTCATTGACTTGTACTCATCCCATGTGGGTGAAGATTTCACTCTTTTCCTGTTCCTTAGTATAGTCTCATGCTCAGACTGGTAACCACAAGAAGTCAGGGTTAGGATGGCATTAAATTCAAATATGCATGTATTATCAGTCTGAAACACAAAAACTATGGAAATTAGAGTACTGTAAGCATCTCTAATGCAGAAGGGTGTTGAGAGAGCTTGAGCAAAGCAAGCGTAAGCGTCGATGAATTTGACTCAAAGCTGGCAAATAAAAGGCCAAACATCACTTGCACTATAAAGTCTTCTCCCAGGAACTTCTCTGTAGTCATGTCATCAATGGCCTGATCGAGGAAGTCTTCTTTAGATGTTCTAAGGCCAGCACGCTTCTCATTTAATTTGCCTTTGATGAATCCCGTTATTTTCTTCTTTGACTAACAAAAAATAAGAGAATCAGATTTACAACTACATCATTAGTGTAAGGTTTAAGGAAATGAAACATATGTTGGAAGATATATGTATACTTCTTTATCTACCATAAGAGAATCAGATTTACATCGGTATCATTCGTGTAAGGTTTAACGAAATGAAACATATGTTGGAAGATATTTGTATACTTCTTTATCTACCATTACCTTCATGCAGTCGTGGAATGCAGTTCCGGGAATGTTTAAAGGAAGAGACATAAGGCCTTCAAGTATCTTGTTGAACTTCTCACTCAAGTCATCTGATGACTTGTCAGAGTCATAACCAAGAAAAACTTTTGCAGTGAAATTGAATACCATCTGCAGTAAGATTTTTGGTAATTTAGAAGATAAAATTCCATAAGCTATTGAGTAAGTACTTGTAATTTGTAAGAGAAAAAGTGAGCTTGTTTAATTAGCTAATATACAGCTCCAAATGCACGTTTCACTTCAACAGACTCCTGATTTGACCAACTGTCTAGAGTTCTGCATGCCATTTCTTCCAACTGGGGAAGCAACTTCTCCTTAAGTGCCTCCACACCCAAGTAATTCAACGTTCTACTTCTTATGTATTTGTGAATATCACCAACTGCAGTTGTCCTAGAGTCCCCTTCTTGATTAAAAAGCTTAGAAAACGTATCCAAATACCACAACTCTACTAACTTCCCTTCTTGTGAAAGTATGAAATGGTTGACCTTGGGATCAGCTGATACTACAATAGGCCTGCCTGCTAAACTAGTTCGGAAAATTGGACCAAATCTGAAAGACAAGAAAGCAGAATTACATTATAATCTGGTGGTATTAGTACTGCACTTTAATTTATTGGATCCAAGATGTGAGTAGGTTGGAAGCATGGTATGGAACAATGGGATGCAACCAAATAGGCGACTTTTTAGAGACAATTTTGGTTAGTTACCTCTTTGCTAAACCACTTATGCACCATATCCTTaggaattttaaaattttaaaaattattatccCTTACTGGAATATTAAGGAATCAGATAACTCATAGAAATATTAGTGCGTTAATTATGCTTTCATAAAGTTAAATCAGCTTATATAAACTTTCAAGAGTATTTCATATTCTGTTATTTTTAGCTTCCCCTTTAGTTTCCCTGAGCAAGAAACCTCCAAAGATTTGCAGAGGGAAGAAATGCTTTTTGTATCAAAGTTGTTCCATATTACCTATCACTTCTTGcagaaaattgaaaaagaggaagaaaagaatgTAGTAAAGTTGAGAACTGCTGAACATACAATTGTAATAGTAGCATTCAAGTGCTGACTTTTGAACAGTTAATTTTTCCTGGTTCACTAAATGAAGATCTAGCAGAAGGCTTTTATCTTGacattgcaagtttcaatggttgagATCCGTAGTGCATATATAGCTTGATTATCAGAGGAATGAAAAGGATCAATTACACAATACAAGACCCCATCTTTTTCTGTAGCAGGCAAACCAACAAGCCAAGTGATCTATAGCTATCATTGTAATAATTTCAAGTCTTTAAAGCATTCTCTGTTCCACATGGTGCAGTTTTATCATTACAGTTTTCCATAACACCACGTAATTAAGTCATATTTGAAAAGGCCATGGAATGGGAAAAATAAGACCATACTTTGAAAGTCTCTTCTTGATGAAGGGATGGAGGTCCAAAGAGCGGCTAGGAATGAGTGACTGTAGAGTCTCTCCAATGAGAGGCAATCCCATGGAACCTGGGGGCAGAACTCCATTCTCACATCTTGGATGCATCCGTCTCCATAACCACTGAGTTGTTAAGATCGTCAAGACTGCTATTACAAACACAACAACTGACAACATCTTCTTTTTCAAGCTGTGTGATCAAGAAACAGTCTATCGTTATACTGCGCAGCTTCCACACTCTCTCAGGTAGTAAATGTTCAGAAGAAAGTCAGATTGTCATATGTTCCACCTCTCTTTAAAGTCCAAGCTAAGTAAAGCTGTTTGTCAAGAAACTTGGTTCAAATATTACTTGATAATTGTTCTTGACTAAACATTGGTCAATTAAGAGATGCTAATGATCTAATTGACTAATTCTTGAAGAGACAGAGGAGTCCATGTCCACggatattttcctttttcctgttttctttcttttggaaaccagaaaatgactTCATCTCACTCATTCTTTCAACCAGTTTTAGTTAATTGGTTTTTTAACCTTACAGTCAAAATATGTGTACCAAGAAGAGCGGATAAAGTCAAGATGGGGAACCTGGAGTTATCATCCAAATTAATGTGGCAGGTATCTGGGACTGGGAGTTCAAAGGACTTCAATTATGGTATTACAGTATCGAATGTACAGTGGTTTAGTCCTGAGAAATTGAAAATGACAAATCCTTTGTTTAaagtaacaaaataaatgctgCATCTGGGCACAACATATCGTCTTGAAATCTAGCATTAATTCGCACTCCATAGTCCATACTAAAACAATGAAAGGAACCCGCCAGTTCAAATTGAACCAATTCCAATCTATAAGACTATAAGTACATCCCAGAAGATTCATTGGAGGCCACGGCAGTGCAAAATTGGCCTTGGAGACGTACCAGATTCTGAACACAAATGTACATACAATGTATCAGTAACTGTGATCTTTTGGtgctaaaaaataaaactaataggACAGAACCCTACTTAAGCACTTTATCTCAAGCAAACTAATTATGCCAATACCAAGCCAAAAAGCCCAATGCATGCCATGGAGTTACACCAGACAATATTAGACCTCAGAATGAGCCTAGGATTGGTGCAGCTCATAGAACTAAATGCAGCTCATTACCTGAAGCAGATTAGGGATAACTCCCATTCAGGTGAATATTAAGTGCAACATGGAGGACTTTCCCAGGACAAACCAATGCAATAATATAGGTACGTCTAGCTTGAACAGAGTCCCTGAAAGTATCAGAGAAGTCTTCAAGAGCCTTGAGTTTGTAGATATTTCATccttcaagaaaataagaagTCCACTTGGAAACATATCAAAATTTAACTTCTCTCCAAAATTTAATTGCTCAAGATCATGACATCAGGACATCAGAAAACTTACCTCAATGTAAGTAACTTAGACAACAGCAATTTGCAGGCAAACATAATCATCAGGTTTTCACCCCTGCCCAGAAACAGAAATTTCCAACATCACATTCCAGCTTGAAGGTACGCCATATCATCAATTGTCATAAATTAGTTGAATAGCTTTCTTTTCAGAAGCATCTGATGCACACCTGACTTTCGGTAGAACCTTGGTCATTCATCCACTGTGAAAAGAAACTCGGTATAGTATAACCCTTTGGCATTGGCCCAAAAATGAGGGCAGAAAGCTGTGGTTGTAGTTTCATACAAAATCAGCAGccaaaatctaaatttatatgAGTGAGCAACGATGTGGTGAGATAAGCAATAAGTTGGTAAGAGAGCATTCATTTTGGAACTTGCCTATACAACACGCAAAACAAAGTGATCAACCATCAATCCAATCACATTCTTTAGCAAACTTCCGAAGTTGATATCAATCATTAAAGGTTAACAAATCCAACATTCTTTTTCATTGGATATGTCATCATCAATTAAACTGCCATTTTCTGCATGTATACTGccaactttcttcatttctgaATTCTGAATGAAGAATTCCAACCAGGAGAACGATTGTGTTTACTTGT
Above is a genomic segment from Coffea eugenioides isolate CCC68of chromosome 5, Ceug_1.0, whole genome shotgun sequence containing:
- the LOC113770994 gene encoding cytochrome P450 87A3-like, giving the protein MLSVVVFVIAVLTILTTQWLWRRMHPRCENGVLPPGSMGLPLIGETLQSLIPSRSLDLHPFIKKRLSKFGPIFRTSLAGRPIVVSADPKVNHFILSQEGKLVELWYLDTFSKLFNQEGDSRTTAVGDIHKYIRSRTLNYLGVEALKEKLLPQLEEMACRTLDSWSNQESVEVKRAFGAMVFNFTAKVFLGYDSDKSSDDLSEKFNKILEGLMSLPLNIPGTAFHDCMKSKKKITGFIKGKLNEKRAGLRTSKEDFLDQAIDDMTTEKFLGEDFIVQVMFGLLFASFESNSSTLTLALLKLSQHPSALEMLTSEHETILRNRKRVKSSPTWDEYKSMTFTLQVIHETLRLANVSPGLLRKALKDIQVNGYTIPAGWTILVAASAQQLNPGVFDDALEFNPSRWKDIDKAAIEQNFMPFGAGMRQCAGADYSKVLLSTFLHVLVTKYRWSVVKTGNIGRNPLLSFGDGVHIKIAKKE